CGGGCCGAATGGAACGTAGACGCGAACTCCGAAGCCCTGTTTCACAAGCCTGCGCTGAAGGTCGCGACGGATTCCGTACAGCATCTGAAACTCGAAAGCATCCTTAGGAACATGCTGTTCGCGAACGAAGGCCAACAGCTTTTCGACGATCGCTTCATCGTGTGTTGCGATTCCACAAAAAACTCCCGAAGTTATCAAGCGCTGCGCCAGCTTGACGTAGTTGGCGTCAACGTCTGTCTTGAGCGGAAACGCAATCTCGGCAGGTTCTTTGTACGCACCTTTGCAGAGGCGAATGCGGATTCCCTGCTTCAGCAAACGTTCGGCATCGCTTTCGGTCCGAAAAAGGTAAGCCTGCAGCACGGTCCCGACACAACCGGGGTACTGTGCATGAAGCCGTTCAGTGATGGCAATCGTCGCTTCCGTGTAGGGGCTGCCCTCCATGTCGATCCTGACAAAGGAGCCAACACGCGATGCGTGCTCCACCATCTCTCCCACGATCCTCTCGGCGAGCGCGGGATCGAAATCCATTCCCATCTGAGAAAGCTTTACGCTGACATTCGCCTTCAGTCCGTGGGGTGCAATTGCATCGAGCATCTGGTGGTAGACATCCGCCGAAGCCCGCGCCTCCGATTCCTGGTTGACGCTCTCTCCCAATGCATCCAGCGTGACAGCGATCCCTTCACGGTTGATGCGTTCGCAAACGTTAAGCGCCTCTCCAACTGTCATACCAGCGACAAACCGGCTCGACATGGTTCGTCCGATCGAGGAACGCTCGGCGAATCTTCTCGCCACTCTGTTTTGCGAGAGGCCGATGAAAAAAGATCGAAGCAAGGGTAGACACCTCAGTGCGGCACACCAACAGGCCGCACTGAGTATTGTGCCACGTCTATGAAGAGAGGGCCTTGATTGCCTGAGTCAGGGAATACCCGAAGAAATATCTCTTAGGGCCTCTTCCCCATCTGATTGTTTTTTACCGCAACCTGCAACGGAGTCACGGTAGGAGTAGCAACTCCGATGTACTCGAACAGGCTGTTGACAGAGTTGTCCGATGTCCACACGTTCCCCGAAGCATCGATAGCGATCCCCACGCCAGCGGTCGCGCGATCAGCGATAAATCCCGTTGCAGGTGAAAGCAACATACCTGAGTTCGCGAAGTGACTGATGGAGCCATCGGAGTTCGCAGTCCAGACAGTGTTGCCTCCATCAACAGCGATGGAAGCTGCTCCCGCCGGAATCGTATATCCCGAACCAGAGAGTGGTGTACCGCTCGAACTAAACTTGCTGACAATAGGGCTGTCGAAGCTGGAGACCCAGACATTTCCATTGCCATCGAGAGCAATACCAACCGCACCATTAATGCCTCCGCCGGTATAACCATTCGGAGCGATCACGGTTCCATCGTTTGCGAATTTGCTGACGCTATTGCTGTAACCGTAGTTTGCGACCCAAAGATTTTTGGAAGTATCGACGGCTACCGCATAAGGGAAGTCGAGTCCTCCCTGCTGGAACTGTCCCGCGGAACCACCGGAGGAGTTCAGCTTCGTCACCGTGTTATCGCCATTGGCAGTAAAAACATTCCCATCACTGTCGAGAGCAAGAGCATAAGGCAGCTTGAGTCCGCTGGTTGCGAAGCCGGAGCCAGACAGCGGCGCTCCGCTTGCGCTGTGTTCGCTCACAGTACTGTTGCCTTCATTCGCGGCCCACACATTGCCGGCTTGATCGATCGCCACGGCCAGGGGATAGCTCAGGCCGCCGCCAGTAAATCCTGCGTTTCCGGAAAGTGGTTCGCCGGCGGGACCAAACTTACTCAGAGTCCCTGGATCAGAGGAGTTCGGAACCCAAATATTTCCCGAGCCGTCGGCTGCGATGAGCTGCCCATAATTGAGACCGCCGCCAGTGTATTCGACGCTGAGCGTCCAATCGCTTGGCGCGCCTGCAACGGGATTCTGATATGGACCACTCAGCGGGAGTGAGCCCTGATTTAATTGCAGACTCAATCCTGGATGAAGCGCTATGTTCAGAATTGCGGCAAAGGTATTACCGGGATTCGATCCTCCAAAGGAGGTGGCCTGGAAAAGGTTCAAGCAGCTGGCCGCTCCGCTTACAGACTGAACACAGTTGGCGAGCAGATTCGCAAGAATATTGATCTTGTTTGTAGGAATGGTCCCGTTGCCCGCTAGTGTCTTCGCACGGATCTGACCCGTTGCACCATCGTAGAGGTTATTCGCAGTCCGAAAGGCATTCAACAGGCCAATCGCATTACTGCTACTACTCCCAACAGCGGTACCGACGGAACTGAGAAATGGAGATAAAGCAAAGGCGCTGGCAACCGTGGTGATCTCGTTCACTACAATGGTCGAAGAAGCGATGTTGCTGCATGCTCCAAGCGCAGACAGCAGTGTGATGCCGGAATTCGCTCCCGTTCCCGCATTGCCACCAGTCGCTACTAAATAGACCTGTGTTGTGGCTGACGGACAGGTGTATGCGCCATCAAGGGAGAAAGACCCATCGCTTGCGGTAAGAATCGACGCGCCTTGAAGCAGCGAGGTAGCTCCTGCACCATAGCCAGAGGTTCCTACGGCATAGAGCGAGATCGTTGCTCCCGAGATGGGATGATTACTCCCTGGCCCGCTATATACGTGACCTGAAATTGCAGGGGGAACCGTAACGGGAGGCGTTGTAGTTCCAGAACCACCAGACGAAGGTGGTGTGGTACCGCCACCTCCGGATGAGGGAGGAGTTGTAGTTCCCGTCGACGGAGGTGTCGAACCGCTTCCGCTCGAAGGTGGCGTTGTGGTTCCCGTTGCTGGCGGAGTCGTTGTACCGGTTGTTGGCGGCGAAGGAGTTCCTGTCGACGGAGGAGTCGTTGTACCCGTTGAAGGCGATTGCCCTCCACTCGCGGCCGGTGGATCAGAGGGAGCTCCCGTTGAAGGTGGCTTCGAAGGTGTCGTTGTGGTCCCACTGCTTCCAGACCCACCAGAGAGCAGTGAAGAGGTTGGAAAGACTCCGGCGCCACAGCCTGTAAGGGCCAGGGCCACACAAACATACATCCCACCCAGGGATTTCTTCCAATACATAAAGCTCCTTGGCTAACTCGTCTTATCGTTCAAGGCGACTCAAGGGAAAAGTGCAACAAAGATGCGCAAATAAAACATAACCAAGGAGAAAACACACGTTGGCGGGATGCTCGATCGATCCGGAGAAAGCCAAGTTCAACAATCCTGCGCGGTAGAGCGCGTGCAAAACTCAGCGGGGGAGGAATATGGAGAGTTTACATAAATAATGCAGGCCTTTGCAGAGGAAAACTAAAAAAGAGAATTAATTTCCTCTGCGCAGTTACTTGACCAGGCTGGAGTCCTGGGTTGCGGAATGCACAGGAGCCAGCGGGACCGGCCGCGTGACCATCGACGTAGTGTCGCGCATCGCGGCGATGGCTTTGTCGTAACGCCCAGCCAGAGAGTTGGAGCGAATGTGGGCCATATCCTGCAGCATCTTCATACCATCTTTCAGATAGCTGATCCTGCTGCGCTCGTCATGCCCCCAGGTCACGGGAACCTCGCGAATCTGATATCCCAGCTTCCGCGCGATAAACAGAATTTCAGGATCGAAGCCCCAACGCTCAATGGTCTGCAACCGAAAAATGACCTGGGCCGCAGAACGCTTAAAGGCTTTGAACCCACACTGCGTGTCTTTGAAAGGAAGCCCCATCACGGTGCGAGTGATCCAGTTGAAACATCGCCCGAAGAACTGACGATAGAGCGGCTGATGAATCGTCTGCCGGGCGCGATCGAGCCAACGCGAACCGATGGCCACATCCGCTCCTTCGCGGATAGCAGTAATCAGCCTTTCGGCCTCTTCCATGGGGGCGGAAAGATCGGCGTCTGTAAACATCACGATATCCCCGGCTGCCTGCAGAAGACCATTGCGAACGGAGTAACCTTTTCCACGATTCCCCGGATTCTGAATCAGGTGGAGGCGCGGATGGGTCTGCATCCAGTGCTGCACGATCTGAGCGGTATTATCGGACGATCCATCATCCACCACCAGGACTTCGGCGTTCCACCCCTGCTCCGCGATACAGGACGTAACACGTTCCAGCGCACTCTCAATGCGAGCGCTTTCGTTATAAGCGGGGATCACAATGCTCAATTCGGGGTGCGCCATTGCGCGAAGCCAGCCTTCCTAGGGAGAAAAAGTCCTGCAGATTACAGTATGGTGGGGACCGATATCGCCGTTCATCATACTGCAATGATTGGACGGATGAATATCTATTTCTGTTTCAAATCAACAGATCTCCCACTCAAAATAAGGTCTTCCGGAGCGATTTCCTTGTAGAGCTTCAGTGTTTGGAGAGTGCCTGCTACACTCCACAACATGCCGGACGATTATCCGCAACAGCCACCTTCACCTCCGCCGCCCCCGCCGCCGCAGTTCGGAGGATATGCTCCTCCGGCGAATCCCTATTCCTACGCGGGGAGCCCACTCCCCCCAGTGTACCGGCCTGCGCCCAGAGTAAACCGCTCACCCTGGTTCTATGTTCTGGCCATTGGTGGATCGTTCGCCGCAATCTGCCTGGTGCTCAGCGGCATGTTCTGGCTCATGATGCGGTCGGTTCAAGGTGGGAACGGTTCCGGTCTGGGGCTTGGAGAAGACAGGATCGCCGTCATCGACATCACCGGGGTGATCCTTTCTCCGGAAGCAATCAATGCGCAGCTCCGCAAGTTTGGTGATGACTCTTCCGTCAAGGCCATCATCCTGCACATTAATTCTCCTGGTGGCGGAGCCGCAGCGTCACAGGAGATCTATCACGAGGTCCTGCGCGTCCGGAAGGAAAAGCACAAAAAGATTATTGCCTCGGTAGAGAGCGTAGGAGCTTCGGGCGCATACTACATTGCCAGCGCATGTGACCGGATCTATGCCAATGAGGCATCGGTCGTGGGTTCGATCGGTGTCATCATGGAATGGATGAACTACGGCGACCTGCTCAAATGGGCCAAGCTGAAGAACATCACAATTACGGCAGGAGAACTAAAGGACGCCGGCGATCCAAGTCGCGATCTGACTCCCAAGGAACAGGCTTATTTTCAGGGGCTTGTAAATAACATGTACTCGCAGTTTGTACATGATGTTGCCATCGGGCGGAAGACGACCGACGACAAGATCAAACCTTTGGCTACGGGGCAGGTTTGGACTGGCGAGCAGTCTCTCTCGCTGGGGCTGATCGACCGGGTAGGAGGATTCCGTACTGCCCTGATGGATACAGCCCGCGAAGTTGGAATCTCAGGGGAGCCCTCCATTGTGCGACCCGCCAAGAATAAGCGTGGATTGCTCGCAGTTCTGACGGACGACGGCGAAGATCTCTTCCCCAACCCGAGCCAGCTTCTGAACCGAGCCCCCGGGTTCTATTTCATGTGGAAGTAAGTGGTAGTCCGCTGGTCTTTAGAGGGCGTGGTCAGACCTCTAAAGACCTCCTACTGTTAACTGTTAGAGGTCGGGCCGGGAGATATTCTTTCAGATTCCGCATCACTTCGAGTTTCCTTTCAGTGATGAGATGCATCCCATTTATAATCAAGTCAGTAGGCCGGTGCTTTTGGGAATTGCCTGCTCGACCCTCCCTGATTGAAAGGACCCGCTCATGACCAAGGCCGATCTTGTCGACAAAGTAACCGCCCTCGGCGACCTCACACGGCGCGATGGCGAGGTGATCGTCGATACGCTCTTTGAATCTGTCATCGGAGCCCTGAAGGCTGGTGACAAAATTGAGATTCGTGGTTTCGGAAGTTTTCGTACTAGGCAGCGGAATGCGCGCACTGGCCGCAATCCAAAAACCGGCGAGAAAGTCGACGTGCCGGCTAAGCGAGTTCCCTTTTTCAAGCCTTCAAAAGAACTGCGCGACCTGGTCAATCCGAGCGGCGTAAAATCGTCGCCACGGTCTGCAAGTACGAATAAGGTCGATCCACACCATCCGCCAGCGATGTAACGAATTTTGATTTTTCACCGAGAAGGTCATGGCTCACACAACGTAGAGCCATGACTTCGTTGGTTAAAGTGCTCCTGTCCCGTCGTACGGGATGCTCTATACTGTGAGGGCGTGGAGCTGTTTCTCAATTTTGTGTGGTTTTCTATCTCGCTCACCATGATCCTCGTGTGGATACAGGCTGTTCGACGTGGACACACAAAATCGAACTGGAACACCTTCATCGCACTGATTCTTCTGCTGGTTCTACTTTTCCCCGTCATCTCGATCACCGACGACCTTGGGGCAATGGGTAACCCATCGGCTGAGTTCGAGCATTTGGTTCGTCGCAGCGAGATGCCTCCGCTACCCCTGACACAAGATATCTCCGCTCTCCTCGAGATTGGAATTCTCGCAATTCTGCTTTGCTTCTGCCTGGCAGTTCTTTTCATCTGGATGTCGCGATTCAGCATTCAGGCCTCTCTTCGGAGACTGGCCGATGGCTTTGCCCGCAGTGTAGGGGTCCGCCCTCCTCCCATGGTTTCTCTGTCCGCTTAGCTCTTCTTACAGAGAATTTTTAAGTTTTCCCTGTTTTCTCCCTTTTTTCTAATTCGAAGGTAGGCATGATTCTGAAAGCATTTCGTGCTGTCGGTGCCGTCGCCCTTTTGGTCGCGCCCGTGCTTGTGGCACAAACCCCTGCTGCCGCATCTCCGTCTACGCCGCTTACGCTGCAGCAGGCCGAGGCGCGTGCGTTAGCTGCAAACCCCATGCTGCTCTCGGCACAGCAACATGTCTCCGCAGTCGAGGCCAACAAGATCACAGCTGGACTCCGTCAGAATCCGAATCTCACTCTCTATGGACAGGGCGTTACGCTCCCTGAGATTCCGCCACCAAATGGAAATCCATTTTTCTATTCAGCAACAGTGTCTCGACTCTTCGAACGTGGGCAGAAACGTCGATGGCGGTTGGAATCGGCGACAGCGACGGCTGACTCGACACAGAGTGCATATCACGATCAGCAGCGGCAGCTCGTGCTGGCTGTTCGTCAGGCCTTTACCAATATGTTGCTGGCCAAAGACTCTCTCGCAGTGGCCCAGGAAAACCTGACCGACTACCGCAAGACCGTCGATCTGAGCCGGGCAAGGCTCGATGCCGGAGACATCACCCGCACCGACTTTGAACGGATCGACCTGCAACAGGCGCAATTCGAAGCCGATGCGGATAACGCTCAACTGGCACTGCAACAAGCCTCCGCGCAGCTTCAACTGCTTTTCGGCATCGATCATCCAACGAACACACTGGATATCGTGGGGAGCCTGACTCCACCACCGATCCCTGTCACCCTTACTGAGGTGGAAAACCAGGCCCTTGCCTCGCGTCCGGATTATCTCTCAGCACGACAGGCCCTGACCGCCGCTGAGGCCGAAGCGCGCCTCGCGATCGCAGGCGGAACTACGGACCCAACGCTTTCAACCGAATACGACCGCAACGGTATCGACAACTCCTTCGGTGTAAGTCTTGCCATCCCGTTACGAATCTTCGATCGCAATCAAGGGGAGAAGGTGCGGACGCGTTACGAGGTCGAATCCAGCCGCCTTGCCGTTACCGCGGCGCGCAACCAGGTCGTCTCTGATGTCGATCAGGCATGGATGGCCCTCGATACCGCGCAGAAGATGTCCCATCGCTACAACAGTCACTATCTCGACGAAGCTGCGCATGTCCGCGACAACTTGCAGTTCAGCTATCGCAACGGCAATTCAACTCTGCTCGACTACCTCTCGGCGCTGCGCGACTATCGCGCCATCCGCCTCAGCAGCCTTACAGCCAATGCTCAGGTCTGGCTGGCCATTCACCAACTTAGCTTTGCCACTGCGACGAACATCGTCCCATAAAGGACCGCATGAATACGATACGAATTGAATCCCTGCTTCTGCTTGCGCTTATTGCGATGCCTATCGTTGCATGCAAATCATCTGCGCCAGCTTCTACTGATGCACAGCAGCCCGCAAATGCCGGAATCGAAACGGCGATTGCGCACATGAAACAAGGCACCGACTTTCTTGAGCTCCCGGCGCACATCGAAGCCGATCCCTCGCGTGTAGTCCGCGTCTTCCCTCCCCTGAGCGGACGAATGCTCGGGCTGCGGGTGCTTCCAGGCCAGGAGGTCAAGAAAGGAGATGTCGTCGCAACGCTCCAGAGCAGCGATATCGCCGCTGCCCGTTCGGACTTCGAGAAGGCAAAGATCGAAGTACTTCGCGCAGACCGTGCTTTAACACGAGGCAAATTGCTGCTCGACCACGAAGTGCTGTCGCAGGCCGACTACTACGAGTTGGAAGCAACCGATCAAAGCGCTCATTCCGAGTTGGATCGGGCACGCCAGCGCATCCACGAATTAGGGTTCTCCGAGAACAACACTTCGGATGAGGTGGCGCTACGTGCGCCAATCTCCGGCGTGGTGCTCGACATCGGCACAGCAACCGGCGAGATGCAACGATCGCTCGATAACGCAACTCCCATTGCTACGATCGCAAACATTGATTCGGTCTGGACCGTCGGCGACGTCTTCGAGCGTGACCTGGCAACTCTGAAACCGGGCCGCGAGGTGCAGGTCGTCGTTCCCGCTTATCCCGGGCTGGACCTCACAGGACGCATCGCCAATATCGGCGATGCCATCGATCCCAATACCCACACACTCAAGCTGCGCGTAATTCTTCCGAATCCAAAGCACACGCTGAAGACAGACATGTTTGCGACGATTCGCATCCCCGGAGCCGAACGCAACACCATCATCCTACCGGCGACCGCTGTACTGCACGATGGCGAGAAAACCTCCGTCTTTGTTGTGAACGCATCCGGCAAATACGAACAACGCCCGGTCACGATAGGCCGCAGATTTGATTCAGGAACGATCAAGAGCGTCGAGATCCTGACCGGCATCAACGACGGCGAAAAGGTTGTCACATCCGGCGGAGCACTGCTTCGTCCCAACAACGGGGAGTGATCGCGTGCAGGCATTGATTCGTCTCTTCATCCGCTACCGCGCTATCATCCTCATCCTCTTTGCGGTCATGCTTGCTGCTGGAGGCTTCGCGCTTTCACGCCTCGATATCGAGGCCTATCCCGATCCTTCTCCACCGCTGGTCGAAATCATCACGCAGAATCCGTCGTGGTCCGCCGAAGAAATGGAACAGCAGGTGACCGTTCCTGTCGAAACAACACTGAACGGCACGCCACATCTCGCTCAGGTTCGCTCTATCTCGATCTTCGGGCTCTCCGATGTGAAGCTCTACTTCAGCTTTGACTCGGACTACTTTCGCGATCGCCAGGAAGTGCTGAATCGCCTGCAAACTTTGCAGCTTCCCAACAACCTGCAACCGCAGCTTTCCCCTTGGTCGCCCATCGGCGAGATCTATCGCTATCAACTCACAGGTCCGGGTTACACCCTCAACGAGATCAAAGCCACGCAGGATTGGCTGGTACGCCGTGAGCTGAAGCAGGTTCCTGGCATTATCGATATCACCACCTTTGGCGGAACCACGCGCCAGTATCAGGTCGAGGCCGATCCAAACCGCCTGCTCAGCTATGGCGTTACACTCCCGCAGGTTCTCAACGCCATTCAATCGTCGAATGCGAATGCCGGCGGAAACTACGTTCAGCTAGGAAACCAGAACATCAATGTCCGCGCGCTGGGCCAGGTACACTCGATCGAAGACATTGCCCACATCGTCGTTGCAGAAAAGAATGGCGCACCCATTACGGTTGGCGATATAGGAAACGTTCGCGAAGGCTTCCAGCCTCGCCTCGGTCAGGTAGGACGCGGTAAAGACAACGACATCGTCCTTGGAATTGTCCTTCTGCAAAAAGAAGAGAAGTCACTTCCAGCGCTGAAGGCGCTTAAGGAAAAGATCGCCAGTCTCAACTCCGGAAGTCTCCTCCCGCCAGGAATGCACATCAGCACTATCTACGATCGGACAAACCTCATCAATCGTACAACGCACACGGTTCGCGAGGTCATCTTCACCGGACTTGTTCTCGTAACACTGGTCCTGCTCTCCATGCTTGGCGATCTGCGCATCACCTTCATTGCCGCAGTCACGATTCCCTTTGCCGTGCTCTTTGCCTTCGGCATGATGGTGCTCACAGGCCGTTCAGCAAATCTTATCTCTATCGGCGCAATCGACTTCGGCATCCTGGTCGATTCGTCGATCATCGTGCTCGAGAGCATCTATCGCAAACTCTCCCGCCGAGTCCCCGGAGAACAAACCGGCGATCTGATCGTCGAAGGCGTAACCGATGCTGCGCGCCCTGTTCTGTTCTCAACGGCGATTATTCTTATCGCCTTCATCCCTCTCTTCACCATGCAGGGAGTCGCGGGGCAGATCTTCTCGCCCATGTCGGTCACCTATGGCTTCGCATTGATGGGCGCATTGCTGTTCGCGCTGATCTTCGCTCCAGTGCTCGGATACATGACGGCTCCAGCAGAGCAGAAGGTCGGTGACGGATACACATGGCTCAGCCGTCGCCTGAAGAATGGCTACGAAAGCACGCTGCGTCACTCCCTCCGCTTCCCTCGTCTAGTCTGGATCGGCGCTGCTGCAATGCTGGGAATTGGAGTGCTCTGCTTTGTCCTTGTCGGAGGCGAATTCATGCCTCCGCTGGAAGAAGGCAATCTCTGGATTCGTGCCACGCTTCCACAGGATGTCTCGTTCGACACCTCGGTGAACATTGCAAATCAGTTGCGTGCTCTGATCGCCGAATCTCCTGAAGTCACCCAAACGGTTTCGCAGATGGGACGCCCCGATGATGGAACGGACGTCTCTACCTTCAACAATGTTGAGGTGTCGGTCACGCTTAAGCCTCAGGAAGAATGGCGGCCTGGTCTGACCAAGCCAAAGCTGATCGATGAGATCAACCGACGCCTCTCGCGCTTTCCTGGCATTGAACTCAACTTCTCACAGAACATTCAGGACAACGTGGAAGAAGCAATGTCTGGCGTAAAAGGCGAGAACTCGCTGAAGCTCTTCGGCGACGATCTCGATACGCTGACATTTCTTTCGAGCAAGATTGAGAAGACCATGGAATCCATTCCTGGCGTTGCGGATGTGGGCGTCTTCAAAGTCGGAGGACAGCCCTCTCTCGTCATCCAGATCGACCGCGCACGTGCAGCACGATACGGCATCCTCTCAGGAGATATTAATGCCGTGGTCCAGGCCGCCGTCGGCGGAGCACCTGTCACCCAGGTGATCCAGGGAGATCGTCGCTTCGACCTTACGGTACGTTATCCCGAAGCCAATCGCTCTACGCCTGAAGCCGTTCGCGCCATCCTTATTCCTACTGTCGACGGCGGTAAGATTCCGCTGGCACAGATTGCGGATGTCTCGATCCGCGAGGGCAGCTTTCAGATCTTCCGTGAAGGAGGCCGCCGTTACATCCCCATCAAATTCTCGGTACGCGGACGAGACCTCGCGACCACCATCACCGAGCTACAGGCGAAGCTCAAGCAGCAGGTTCCCATGCCGACTGGCTATGACTACACCTGGGCGGGCGAGTTTGATTCACTCCGCAAGGAACAGGCGAGACTCGCAGTCATCATTCCCATCTCGCTCGTGATTATTGTCATTCTGCTCTATATGCAGTTCGGCACATGGAAGGACGCACTCATCGTAGTCGCAACACTTCCCTTCGCGGCTGTGGGGGGCACCGTCTCACTCTTCCTCACCCATACTCCCTTCAGCATCTCCGCAGCAGTTGGCTTCACCTCGCTGATCGGCGTAGCCACGCTGGGTGCTGTCGTCTTCATGTCAGGAGTGCGCCGCGCCCAACGTGAAAGCGTCGATGGAACGGGACTCGAACACGGATGCGTTGACGAGATGCGCCCCGTTGTCATGGCCTGCATGGCCGCTGGCCTGGGGCTGCTCCCTGCTGCTTTATCCAATGGCATCGGCGCCCAGGCACAGCAACCACTCGCGCGCGTCGTCGTAGGAGGCATGGCAACAACCATCATCGCAATTCTGTTCATCATGCCTTTACTGCTGCGTAAGCCGCCAACACGACCCTTCACAGCCACCGGCAGCATTGAGGCGGAGTAATCCGCCTCAGTGCCCGCCAGAGGGCTTGCCGCTAAGCTGAAACTTCTGGAGGAAGAACAGCAGTGGCGTAACCGCGAGCGTCACCCAGCCGATGGCGCGAAACACATCCATGAACCCCAGCAGGCTGGTCTGCGCCGTCAGTTGGTTGTAGTAGCGCAGAGTCGCGGCTCTCACGGCATCTGCATGCGAATACCCTTGCGTCATCAGATAATTCGTCGTCTGACGAATCGAATCTTGTAGCCATGCTCCTGAAGCAGGCAGATTCGCCGACATCACCGACTGGTGGAAGCTCTGCCGCCGTTCGCTCATCGTGGTCGCAAACGAAATTCCGAAGCTGCCACCCCAGTTGCGGAAGA
This portion of the Edaphobacter sp. 4G125 genome encodes:
- a CDS encoding efflux RND transporter permease subunit; the encoded protein is MQALIRLFIRYRAIILILFAVMLAAGGFALSRLDIEAYPDPSPPLVEIITQNPSWSAEEMEQQVTVPVETTLNGTPHLAQVRSISIFGLSDVKLYFSFDSDYFRDRQEVLNRLQTLQLPNNLQPQLSPWSPIGEIYRYQLTGPGYTLNEIKATQDWLVRRELKQVPGIIDITTFGGTTRQYQVEADPNRLLSYGVTLPQVLNAIQSSNANAGGNYVQLGNQNINVRALGQVHSIEDIAHIVVAEKNGAPITVGDIGNVREGFQPRLGQVGRGKDNDIVLGIVLLQKEEKSLPALKALKEKIASLNSGSLLPPGMHISTIYDRTNLINRTTHTVREVIFTGLVLVTLVLLSMLGDLRITFIAAVTIPFAVLFAFGMMVLTGRSANLISIGAIDFGILVDSSIIVLESIYRKLSRRVPGEQTGDLIVEGVTDAARPVLFSTAIILIAFIPLFTMQGVAGQIFSPMSVTYGFALMGALLFALIFAPVLGYMTAPAEQKVGDGYTWLSRRLKNGYESTLRHSLRFPRLVWIGAAAMLGIGVLCFVLVGGEFMPPLEEGNLWIRATLPQDVSFDTSVNIANQLRALIAESPEVTQTVSQMGRPDDGTDVSTFNNVEVSVTLKPQEEWRPGLTKPKLIDEINRRLSRFPGIELNFSQNIQDNVEEAMSGVKGENSLKLFGDDLDTLTFLSSKIEKTMESIPGVADVGVFKVGGQPSLVIQIDRARAARYGILSGDINAVVQAAVGGAPVTQVIQGDRRFDLTVRYPEANRSTPEAVRAILIPTVDGGKIPLAQIADVSIREGSFQIFREGGRRYIPIKFSVRGRDLATTITELQAKLKQQVPMPTGYDYTWAGEFDSLRKEQARLAVIIPISLVIIVILLYMQFGTWKDALIVVATLPFAAVGGTVSLFLTHTPFSISAAVGFTSLIGVATLGAVVFMSGVRRAQRESVDGTGLEHGCVDEMRPVVMACMAAGLGLLPAALSNGIGAQAQQPLARVVVGGMATTIIAILFIMPLLLRKPPTRPFTATGSIEAE